From Rubripirellula reticaptiva, the proteins below share one genomic window:
- a CDS encoding DUF1559 domain-containing protein, producing the protein MKRTQSAFTLVELLVVIAIIGVLVGLLLPAVQAAREAARRMSCSNNFKQIGLGIHNYHSAFKQLPIHGSGTYVPSGRDLWDQPSPVNGYTGTSNHRLSMLVGLTPFIEQQALWEQISNPLSFNTNGSTRTPPWQAMGPRPDEINYPPYATDIPTFRCPSDPGIGLPALGRTNYAACTGDSSYRSRDPYLNVNEVGEDGSVTNPYTASAGTAGHSNAAHRGMFVLTRGMKFRDTIDGLSNTVMCGEITTDLGNNDARTSLPRGDGVGVTGERQNCHLNPSFLEATLDPLRPRFWIAGRNINANWGRGFHWHDCMPVYTQMHTILPPNKQICTDANGAGHGDLVATASSQHQGGAHVLMGDGAVKYITDSIEAGNSRNPVVFLNGTAANNNYPGAKSPFGLWGALGSRGASEIIDSEF; encoded by the coding sequence ATGAAGCGTACCCAATCCGCGTTCACGTTGGTCGAACTGCTGGTGGTCATTGCGATCATCGGTGTGCTCGTCGGCCTATTGCTGCCTGCGGTGCAGGCTGCCCGCGAGGCAGCTCGGCGAATGAGTTGCAGTAACAATTTCAAGCAAATTGGCTTGGGAATTCACAACTACCATTCTGCTTTCAAGCAACTGCCCATACACGGCTCGGGAACCTATGTTCCGAGCGGGCGAGACTTGTGGGATCAGCCGAGTCCGGTCAACGGTTACACGGGGACATCCAATCATCGCTTGTCGATGCTCGTAGGCCTGACCCCATTCATCGAGCAACAAGCTTTGTGGGAACAGATCAGCAACCCACTCTCGTTCAATACCAACGGAAGCACACGAACGCCTCCTTGGCAGGCGATGGGGCCTCGACCCGACGAAATCAACTATCCGCCGTACGCGACGGACATCCCTACTTTTCGCTGCCCCAGCGACCCAGGTATCGGGCTTCCCGCCTTGGGCCGAACCAACTACGCCGCCTGTACCGGCGACTCCTCCTATCGCTCGCGCGACCCGTACTTGAATGTAAATGAAGTTGGCGAGGACGGCAGCGTAACCAACCCTTACACGGCCTCGGCCGGAACGGCAGGACATTCGAATGCCGCGCATCGCGGGATGTTCGTGCTAACTCGGGGAATGAAGTTTAGGGATACGATCGACGGCCTTTCGAACACCGTCATGTGTGGTGAAATCACGACGGACCTAGGCAACAACGACGCTCGGACTTCGCTTCCTCGGGGCGACGGGGTCGGAGTCACCGGCGAACGTCAAAACTGTCACTTGAATCCGTCGTTTTTGGAAGCAACGTTGGACCCTTTGCGTCCACGGTTCTGGATCGCCGGGCGTAACATCAACGCCAACTGGGGCCGCGGCTTCCACTGGCATGACTGCATGCCTGTTTACACTCAGATGCACACCATTCTGCCACCAAACAAGCAAATTTGCACTGATGCCAACGGAGCTGGCCACGGTGACTTGGTTGCTACTGCTTCGAGCCAACACCAAGGTGGGGCTCACGTGCTGATGGGCGATGGTGCAGTCAAGTACATCACCGATTCAATTGAAGCGGGCAATTCTAGAAACCCAGTTGTTTTCCTCAATGGAACAGCAGCGAACAACAATTACCCCGGTGCGAAAAGCCCGTTTGGTTTGTGGGGTGCTCTGGGATCTCGCGGTGCTTCAGAAATCATCGATAGTGAATTCTAG
- a CDS encoding sulfatase-like hydrolase/transferase translates to MLALCRALFAVVLGLIIVDSSKAVEPASPERPNIVFILADDLGFNQIGAYGDTPIKTPHLDRLANRGIRFTDAYSGNTVCSPSRVSLFTGRDGRLMQNNSNKVQLADIDVTIAHVLKHAGYDTALFGKYSIGSQMGVTDPLAMGFDTWYGMYSILEGHRQYPSILWRDGRKLRIAENEGGHKGAYAQELFAKEAISYIAKDHDNPFFVLLAFSSPHAELAAPEEFVKPYEQVFDETPYLGMSTGEPSDQYAWYYPEPVARPRATMAGMVTALDAYVGKIVDTLDQRGIADNTLIVFTSDNGPHDEGGGDPTFFKAAAPYKGMKRDLFDGGIHVPMIVHWPAKIKTGRVDNTPWAFADVLPTFADLAGVSLTSVPRVKTNGTSIYSLLNDSPQPIPERTLYWEFGKQVGDPNSGIVGEVFQAARRGKWKAVRYGLDQAIEVFDLESDPGESRELSKQHADIHHEFETLFESFES, encoded by the coding sequence ATGCTCGCTTTGTGCCGTGCTCTTTTTGCCGTTGTCTTGGGACTGATCATTGTCGATTCATCCAAAGCAGTCGAACCAGCATCTCCCGAACGACCGAACATCGTCTTCATCCTGGCAGATGACCTGGGTTTCAATCAGATCGGTGCGTACGGTGACACGCCGATCAAAACGCCGCACTTGGATCGTTTGGCGAATCGTGGGATTCGTTTCACCGATGCATATTCCGGCAACACCGTTTGTTCGCCTTCCCGTGTTTCGCTGTTTACCGGACGCGATGGTCGATTGATGCAGAACAACTCGAACAAGGTTCAGTTGGCCGATATCGACGTCACGATTGCTCATGTGCTTAAACATGCCGGCTATGACACTGCGTTGTTCGGCAAGTATTCGATTGGATCACAAATGGGCGTGACGGACCCGTTGGCGATGGGGTTCGATACTTGGTACGGGATGTATTCGATTCTGGAAGGTCACCGCCAGTACCCGTCGATTCTGTGGCGTGACGGACGGAAGTTGCGGATCGCCGAGAACGAAGGCGGACACAAAGGAGCATACGCGCAGGAATTGTTCGCGAAAGAAGCGATCAGCTATATCGCTAAAGATCACGACAATCCGTTCTTTGTCCTGCTGGCGTTTTCATCGCCACACGCCGAATTGGCCGCGCCAGAGGAATTCGTCAAACCGTACGAGCAAGTGTTCGACGAGACGCCCTACCTTGGCATGTCTACTGGCGAACCTTCAGATCAATACGCCTGGTACTATCCCGAACCGGTTGCCCGTCCGCGTGCGACGATGGCCGGGATGGTCACCGCGTTGGACGCGTATGTTGGCAAGATCGTTGACACGCTCGATCAACGTGGCATCGCCGATAACACACTGATCGTTTTCACGTCCGACAACGGACCGCACGACGAGGGTGGTGGTGATCCGACTTTCTTCAAAGCGGCGGCGCCCTACAAGGGAATGAAGCGGGACTTGTTTGACGGTGGCATTCACGTACCGATGATCGTTCATTGGCCAGCGAAAATCAAAACCGGCCGAGTCGATAACACGCCGTGGGCTTTTGCGGACGTGCTGCCAACATTCGCCGATTTGGCTGGCGTTTCGTTGACGTCGGTACCGCGAGTCAAAACGAATGGAACTTCGATCTACTCACTTTTAAATGATTCGCCGCAGCCAATTCCCGAGCGAACGCTTTACTGGGAATTCGGTAAGCAAGTCGGCGACCCCAACTCGGGTATCGTTGGCGAAGTTTTTCAAGCGGCACGGCGGGGTAAATGGAAAGCCGTTCGCTACGGATTGGATCAAGCGATCGAAGTCTTCGATCTCGAAAGCGATCCCGGCGAATCACGCGAACTCTCAAAACAACACGCTGACATCCATCACGAATTCGAAACCTTGTTCGAGAGTTTTGAGAGCTAA
- a CDS encoding sulfatase, which yields MSIVSSVSLRVMTLAAIALIVVSRGLAQSDNRSQPAQTKNVLIFYIDDLRPELGCYGVDSIRSPSIDTLAAQGLLFNRAYCQQALCAPSRISMMTGLYPDHTGICDLFTPLRKVNETAMTLPRYFKQHGYITASFGKVYHHRRDDATSWSEFADYPTDKYANPQALHAIAKRVEDAKQRNLSVDEVRNAAKGPATEIAEVDDEAYIEGKVAAQAIASLRKNRDNPFCMCIGFAKPHLPFAAPKRFWELYKREQFTVPKRELPDGTSSLAITSWGELRAYHGIPMEGPLSDEVTQELMHGYAAAVSFSDAQVGKVLAELDRLGLRENTIVVLWGDHGYKLGEYGLWCKHTNLELDTRVPLIISAPGYAHGQRTESLVEIVDVFPTVASLATGDVPDSIDGKSLEPLLQDSKLNFRPFAISQYQRGSNMGYSLRNDRYRYTEWIQAGSQRIVATELYDHQDTDTPSENLADKLEYADLASRLSEQLGSAQRIQTTNVKLKTTGK from the coding sequence ATGAGCATCGTTTCAAGCGTTTCGCTTCGCGTCATGACGTTGGCGGCGATCGCCCTGATCGTGGTTTCGCGTGGCCTGGCTCAGTCAGATAATCGCAGCCAGCCGGCGCAGACGAAGAACGTGTTGATTTTCTACATCGATGACCTGCGTCCGGAACTGGGTTGCTATGGCGTGGACTCGATCCGAAGTCCGTCGATCGACACATTGGCGGCCCAGGGACTCCTTTTCAATCGAGCGTATTGTCAGCAGGCGCTGTGTGCTCCGTCGCGGATCAGCATGATGACGGGGCTGTATCCCGACCACACCGGCATTTGTGATTTATTTACGCCGCTTCGCAAAGTGAACGAAACAGCGATGACGTTGCCGAGGTACTTCAAGCAGCATGGGTACATAACGGCGTCATTTGGAAAGGTTTATCACCATCGTCGAGATGACGCGACATCGTGGTCGGAATTTGCCGACTATCCGACCGACAAATACGCCAATCCCCAAGCGCTTCATGCGATCGCAAAGCGAGTCGAAGATGCAAAGCAACGAAATCTAAGTGTTGATGAAGTGCGCAACGCGGCGAAAGGTCCGGCCACTGAAATTGCGGAAGTGGACGACGAAGCGTACATCGAGGGCAAAGTTGCAGCACAAGCGATTGCATCGCTTCGCAAGAACAGAGACAACCCGTTCTGCATGTGCATCGGTTTTGCGAAACCGCATCTGCCATTTGCGGCTCCCAAACGATTCTGGGAACTTTACAAGCGAGAACAGTTTACGGTTCCAAAACGCGAGCTACCCGACGGAACATCCAGCTTGGCAATCACTTCGTGGGGTGAGCTGCGTGCTTATCATGGGATTCCAATGGAGGGACCGCTTTCAGACGAGGTGACCCAGGAATTGATGCATGGATACGCCGCGGCGGTGAGTTTTTCAGACGCTCAAGTAGGTAAAGTCCTAGCCGAACTCGATCGCCTCGGATTGCGAGAAAATACCATCGTCGTCCTGTGGGGTGATCACGGATACAAATTGGGCGAGTACGGTTTGTGGTGCAAGCACACCAACTTGGAACTTGACACTCGGGTGCCGCTGATCATTTCCGCGCCCGGATACGCTCACGGGCAACGCACAGAATCGCTCGTGGAGATCGTTGATGTTTTTCCAACCGTCGCTTCGTTGGCTACCGGCGACGTGCCCGATTCGATCGACGGCAAGAGCTTGGAGCCTTTGTTGCAAGATTCCAAACTCAATTTTCGGCCCTTCGCAATTAGTCAATATCAACGTGGATCCAACATGGGATATAGCCTTCGAAACGATCGGTACCGTTACACAGAATGGATTCAGGCTGGCTCCCAACGCATCGTTGCGACAGAACTGTATGACCACCAGGACACTGACACGCCGAGCGAGAATCTTGCCGACAAGCTCGAGTATGCTGATTTGGCTTCGCGTCTTTCCGAACAACTCGGATCGGCTCAGCGAATTCAAACGACCAACGTCAAATTGAAAACGACAGGTAAATAG
- a CDS encoding endo-1,4-beta-xylanase, with protein MLTNAAKPVHHARFMGQVTLAVFLLTASVANCFAEDKLAQATVITPPDGGRDVLSFGPSQTVEFESQNVVAAAKWIDTKGLPFAKAYGIDSDTRFTDPDNMRLHIPINGSVRKGDVVLISFWIRRPGAGGQPNNAYLFVDAKPGVTSYQYSLSAYREWTQHVRSFVATDDFDSSDSCLRIQLGEAGEVVQIADLRLVNYGAGYDIATLPRSTIMYEGRNKDAAWRKKALVRIEEIRKGDIAITVVDAGGRPVPNATVHVAMQQHAFGFGNAVNSEVLGAVESDFPINPKKKISVSWVEAQKYRQIVKKYFDRVTFESEFRPHNWKMLQSNTESWRRKNRIFVENTIPWLLDNNIAVRGHYIGWAPMDFNSVEKEFVGNPDGHRAWLWEHMADVLPATADYVTEWDTINHIIGWGSHTYEKEYGGPQIYAEIMAEARRLAPQASHAINEGKVLPDGYKREPYKEIIRFLNDNGQAPDIVGFMGHFGLTSLTPPEELLKVYDEFAEIAPRLQLSEFDVEAGDDEELQADYYRDVMIASFSHPNFVAIIQWGFWEKMHWKPAAALWREDWTLKPSGQAFVDLVASQWWTDETSETDIAGKCRVRGFFGEYEITAEKDGASKMVHVTATSDGTVVQIQIP; from the coding sequence ATGCTTACCAATGCTGCGAAACCGGTCCACCATGCTCGTTTCATGGGGCAGGTTACACTCGCTGTATTTCTGCTGACGGCTAGCGTTGCCAATTGCTTTGCGGAGGACAAGCTTGCCCAAGCCACTGTGATCACGCCGCCTGACGGAGGACGCGATGTCTTGTCGTTCGGACCGAGTCAAACGGTTGAGTTCGAATCACAGAATGTCGTTGCCGCGGCGAAGTGGATTGACACAAAAGGTCTGCCATTTGCCAAAGCGTACGGCATTGATTCGGACACTCGCTTTACCGATCCTGACAACATGCGATTGCACATTCCAATCAACGGTTCGGTCCGCAAGGGTGATGTCGTCCTGATTTCGTTCTGGATTCGACGCCCTGGAGCCGGTGGGCAACCGAACAACGCTTACTTGTTCGTCGATGCAAAGCCGGGGGTAACGTCTTACCAATACAGCTTGTCGGCTTACCGAGAGTGGACGCAGCACGTGCGCTCGTTTGTAGCGACAGACGATTTCGATTCATCTGATAGTTGCCTGCGAATTCAGTTGGGCGAAGCCGGCGAGGTGGTGCAAATTGCTGATTTGCGTTTGGTAAACTATGGGGCTGGTTACGATATTGCGACGCTTCCCAGATCGACGATCATGTACGAGGGCCGCAACAAGGATGCGGCGTGGCGGAAGAAAGCACTCGTTCGCATCGAGGAAATTCGTAAGGGGGATATTGCGATCACCGTTGTTGATGCAGGCGGTAGGCCCGTTCCGAATGCCACGGTTCATGTCGCGATGCAGCAACATGCGTTTGGCTTTGGCAACGCGGTTAATTCCGAAGTGTTGGGAGCGGTCGAGAGTGATTTTCCGATCAACCCCAAGAAGAAGATTTCGGTGTCGTGGGTAGAGGCCCAAAAGTATCGCCAGATCGTAAAAAAGTATTTTGACCGAGTCACGTTCGAATCCGAGTTTCGGCCACACAACTGGAAAATGCTGCAAAGCAATACAGAATCCTGGCGTCGCAAGAATCGCATCTTTGTCGAAAACACAATCCCTTGGTTGCTCGACAACAACATCGCGGTGCGGGGCCACTACATCGGATGGGCACCGATGGACTTTAACTCCGTTGAAAAGGAATTCGTCGGAAATCCCGACGGGCACCGAGCATGGTTGTGGGAACACATGGCCGATGTGTTGCCAGCAACGGCTGACTATGTGACCGAGTGGGACACGATCAATCACATCATCGGTTGGGGGAGTCATACGTACGAAAAAGAATATGGCGGTCCACAGATCTACGCCGAAATCATGGCCGAAGCGAGACGTCTAGCGCCGCAAGCCTCGCACGCGATCAACGAAGGCAAAGTGTTGCCGGACGGTTACAAGCGCGAACCGTATAAAGAAATCATTCGTTTCTTGAACGACAACGGGCAAGCGCCCGACATCGTTGGCTTCATGGGGCACTTTGGGCTGACGTCGTTGACTCCGCCCGAGGAGTTGTTAAAGGTCTATGACGAGTTCGCCGAGATCGCTCCGCGTCTACAGCTTAGTGAATTCGACGTCGAGGCAGGCGACGATGAAGAGTTGCAAGCCGACTATTATCGCGACGTAATGATTGCTTCATTCAGTCACCCCAACTTCGTTGCAATTATCCAATGGGGCTTTTGGGAAAAAATGCACTGGAAGCCTGCCGCCGCATTATGGCGTGAAGACTGGACGCTCAAACCATCCGGCCAGGCGTTTGTCGATCTGGTTGCCAGTCAATGGTGGACCGATGAGACTTCCGAAACTGATATCGCCGGCAAGTGTCGGGTTCGTGGCTTTTTTGGCGAGTATGAGATCACAGCCGAGAAAGACGGCGCATCGAAGATGGTCCATGTCACGGCGACATCGGACGGTACCGTCGTGCAAATTCAGATCCCGTGA
- a CDS encoding sulfatase family protein, which yields MSKSSSYLILFVFGIVTFSTSRTQAVEVGEIQSEVAPMNVLVLYADDWRHDTLGVAGNPVVKTPNLDQLASESVRFTQNCVTTSICGISRASLFTGQWMSRHGNRSFKPWETAWDETYPGLLRNHGYHLGHVGKWHNGTIPADKFDFSRSYYGTHWIKQPDGSKIHVTKKNEKDALDFLKSRPTDKPFCLTVAFFATHAEDSSPLQFLPQPESMTLYQDVTIPVAVNATQESFDRLPDFVGNEKNEGRNRWHWRFDTPEKHQTMMKNYYRLATEVDSTCGRILAELKKQGVDDNTLVIFTTDNGYYHAEHGLADKWYPHQESIRVPLMVRDPRMPVDRKGKTNDEFTLNVDLAPTILAAVGIDAPETMQGSDISPLYLSDENPKWRDEFFYEHPMLKSTDFIPASEALVRKDWKYFYWPEFDREQLFDLKNDPIEENDLAADPSYAAQLRDMRTRFAQLKAEAK from the coding sequence ATGTCAAAATCTTCGTCTTATTTGATCCTCTTTGTCTTCGGTATCGTGACTTTTTCGACGAGTCGTACCCAGGCGGTCGAGGTTGGCGAGATTCAATCCGAAGTGGCGCCGATGAATGTCTTGGTGTTGTATGCGGATGACTGGCGGCATGACACGCTAGGAGTCGCCGGCAATCCGGTCGTGAAAACGCCGAATCTTGATCAGCTTGCTTCCGAGAGCGTTCGGTTTACGCAAAACTGCGTGACGACATCCATTTGTGGCATCAGCCGCGCGTCGCTGTTTACGGGTCAGTGGATGTCCAGGCACGGCAACCGTTCGTTCAAGCCTTGGGAGACCGCTTGGGATGAAACTTACCCGGGACTGCTTCGCAATCATGGGTATCACCTTGGTCATGTCGGTAAGTGGCACAACGGAACGATTCCCGCTGATAAGTTCGACTTCAGCCGTTCGTACTATGGAACTCACTGGATCAAGCAACCGGATGGGTCAAAGATCCATGTCACGAAAAAGAACGAAAAGGATGCGTTAGACTTTTTGAAATCTCGGCCAACGGACAAGCCCTTTTGTTTGACGGTTGCGTTTTTTGCAACTCACGCCGAAGACTCCAGCCCGCTACAGTTCTTGCCACAACCCGAGAGCATGACTCTGTATCAAGACGTCACCATTCCGGTTGCCGTCAACGCGACACAGGAATCGTTTGATCGGTTGCCGGACTTTGTGGGTAATGAAAAGAACGAAGGACGCAATCGTTGGCACTGGCGATTTGACACACCGGAAAAACACCAAACGATGATGAAGAACTACTATCGCTTGGCCACCGAAGTCGATTCGACCTGTGGGCGGATTCTGGCCGAACTGAAAAAACAAGGCGTGGATGATAACACCTTGGTCATCTTCACCACCGACAACGGCTACTACCACGCCGAGCACGGATTGGCGGATAAGTGGTATCCGCATCAGGAAAGTATCCGCGTTCCGTTGATGGTCCGTGATCCGCGAATGCCAGTTGATCGCAAGGGCAAAACGAACGATGAATTCACGCTGAACGTCGACTTGGCACCAACGATTTTGGCGGCGGTCGGGATTGATGCCCCGGAAACGATGCAGGGATCAGACATCTCGCCGCTGTATCTGTCGGACGAGAATCCAAAGTGGCGGGACGAGTTCTTTTACGAGCACCCGATGTTGAAGAGCACAGACTTCATTCCCGCGTCCGAAGCGCTCGTTCGTAAAGACTGGAAGTATTTCTATTGGCCCGAGTTTGATCGCGAGCAGTTGTTTGATTTGAAAAACGATCCGATCGAAGAAAACGATCTCGCTGCGGACCCGTCCTACGCGGCTCAGCTTCGCGACATGCGAACGCGTTTCGCACAGCTTAAAGCGGAAGCGAAGTAG
- a CDS encoding L-rhamnose isomerase, whose product MSNSANLQKTFELAVERYESLGVNVQHALDRLRDVAISVHCWQGDDVVGFEGSDGALGNGLAVTGNYPGRARTPCELRSDLELAYSLIPGKHRLNLHALYGEFDGPVDRDAIGVEHFQGWIDWGRSQGVNLDFNPSYFSHEKASDGFTLAHSDSGIRQFWIDHGIACRKIAAAMGAAQGNACVNNFWVPDGWKDSPASRKDPRERLAASLDEIFAEKLDAAHTLDAVECKLFGIGSESYVVGSHEFYMGYAISRNKVLCLDAGHFHPTEVISDKISSVMMYVPELLLHVSRGVRWDSDHVVTYTDELQSIMQEIVRGDYLDRVHIGLDFFDASINRVAAWAIGTRNALKAVLAALLEPTETLQQLERDGDYTGRLALLEEQKMMPLGAVWDYYCQSAGVPVGAEWLDKVRAYEAAVQSQRSCEVGAVVG is encoded by the coding sequence ATGTCGAACTCAGCAAACCTTCAAAAAACTTTCGAGCTTGCCGTCGAGCGATATGAATCGCTTGGCGTGAACGTTCAACACGCTTTAGATCGACTGCGCGACGTTGCGATTTCGGTCCACTGCTGGCAAGGCGACGACGTTGTCGGATTCGAAGGTAGCGATGGTGCACTTGGCAACGGGCTTGCCGTTACCGGCAATTATCCCGGACGCGCTCGGACACCTTGTGAACTTCGCAGTGATTTGGAACTTGCCTATTCGCTGATTCCCGGCAAGCACCGGTTGAACTTGCACGCGTTGTACGGCGAATTTGATGGGCCGGTTGATCGCGACGCGATTGGCGTCGAACACTTTCAAGGTTGGATCGACTGGGGACGCAGCCAAGGTGTCAATCTAGACTTTAACCCGAGTTATTTTTCGCACGAAAAAGCAAGCGACGGATTCACCCTGGCTCATTCGGATTCTGGCATTCGCCAGTTCTGGATCGATCACGGCATTGCCTGTCGCAAGATCGCAGCGGCAATGGGTGCGGCGCAAGGCAACGCATGTGTCAACAATTTCTGGGTACCGGACGGTTGGAAAGACTCACCTGCCAGCCGCAAGGATCCGCGAGAACGGCTCGCTGCATCGCTTGACGAGATCTTTGCCGAGAAGCTTGACGCCGCTCACACATTGGACGCCGTCGAGTGCAAGTTGTTTGGGATTGGCAGTGAAAGTTATGTCGTAGGGTCGCATGAGTTCTACATGGGCTATGCGATCTCGCGAAACAAAGTGCTTTGTCTCGACGCGGGGCACTTTCATCCGACCGAAGTGATCTCGGACAAAATTTCATCGGTGATGATGTACGTTCCCGAGTTACTTTTGCACGTTAGTCGCGGCGTTCGCTGGGATAGTGACCACGTAGTGACTTATACGGACGAATTGCAATCGATCATGCAAGAGATCGTTCGCGGCGACTATTTGGATCGCGTCCACATCGGACTCGACTTCTTTGACGCCAGTATCAATCGAGTGGCAGCGTGGGCAATTGGAACTCGTAACGCGTTGAAGGCTGTCTTGGCTGCACTTCTAGAGCCGACCGAAACCTTGCAACAACTTGAACGTGATGGTGACTACACCGGACGCTTAGCGCTGCTTGAAGAGCAAAAGATGATGCCGCTAGGCGCAGTCTGGGATTACTACTGTCAATCGGCTGGTGTGCCGGTCGGTGCCGAGTGGCTGGACAAAGTGCGTGCCTATGAAGCGGCCGTGCAGTCGCAGCGTTCATGCGAGGTCGGTGCGGTGGTTGGATAG
- a CDS encoding purine-cytosine permease family protein, with protein sequence MSEDNSNSGGEFEREPVPDSALLGSGKFWGMYAGEHAAGTEFMIGPLFLAAGASLQDLILGLLLGNFLAVLTWRFLVTPIAMAKRMTLYYQLERIAGGSLVKFYNLVNGLLFCFLAGAMVTVSASAVGVPFGITFDVPDAMFGLSNLSFTALVAIVGVVIALVAAGGYERVARFANIAAPWMIAVFAACGIVSLAQMDATNMAVLSEGKFWTDAIAFVQEKNGPQTFGFWQIVVFAWLCNGAMHFGMADLSIFRFARSKASGWAPSIGMFLGHYMAWIAAALLLAALIKIQPSLALGADGKVVANPGLLAFESLGWAGIICVVIAGWTTANPTIYRAGLAFQGVIPNSSRTAMTLVAGAVATIAGAFPNLSAQLLGFVGLYGTVLGPMGAVIFVDFYLMKKFGLKDEYAMHSGVTANVAVLVAWLLPVAVGLYLIFAQGLFAAYAVIPCWITCGVIYLVLSKVTQNSIATNEGLTQ encoded by the coding sequence ATGAGTGAAGACAATTCAAATTCAGGCGGAGAGTTTGAACGCGAGCCAGTTCCCGATTCTGCGTTGCTTGGATCGGGGAAGTTCTGGGGCATGTACGCGGGAGAACACGCCGCAGGCACCGAGTTCATGATTGGGCCGTTGTTTTTAGCGGCTGGCGCTAGTTTACAGGACCTGATCCTGGGCTTGTTGCTTGGCAACTTCCTAGCGGTTTTGACATGGCGATTCTTGGTCACTCCGATCGCGATGGCGAAACGGATGACACTGTATTACCAACTCGAACGGATTGCCGGTGGATCACTGGTCAAGTTCTATAACTTAGTCAACGGTTTGCTGTTCTGTTTTCTTGCCGGTGCGATGGTCACCGTTTCTGCATCAGCAGTGGGCGTTCCGTTCGGCATTACGTTCGACGTGCCCGACGCAATGTTTGGTCTAAGCAATCTTTCGTTCACGGCTTTGGTTGCCATCGTCGGCGTGGTGATTGCGTTGGTCGCTGCAGGTGGCTATGAACGGGTTGCCCGATTCGCCAATATCGCTGCCCCGTGGATGATCGCGGTGTTTGCCGCTTGTGGAATCGTGTCGCTTGCTCAAATGGACGCGACTAACATGGCGGTTCTTTCGGAAGGCAAGTTTTGGACCGACGCGATCGCATTTGTGCAAGAAAAGAACGGGCCACAGACCTTTGGTTTTTGGCAGATTGTGGTGTTTGCTTGGTTATGTAACGGAGCGATGCACTTTGGGATGGCCGACCTTTCGATCTTTCGATTCGCGCGCAGCAAAGCGTCCGGATGGGCGCCGTCAATTGGAATGTTTCTAGGACACTACATGGCCTGGATCGCAGCCGCATTGTTGCTTGCCGCACTGATCAAGATTCAGCCGTCGCTTGCACTTGGTGCCGACGGGAAAGTAGTCGCTAACCCAGGACTACTTGCGTTCGAGTCGCTCGGTTGGGCGGGAATCATCTGCGTTGTGATCGCCGGTTGGACGACTGCCAACCCAACGATCTATCGCGCGGGTCTTGCCTTCCAAGGTGTGATCCCCAACAGTTCGCGAACGGCGATGACACTTGTAGCCGGCGCGGTCGCGACGATCGCAGGCGCTTTTCCGAATCTATCGGCCCAGTTACTTGGATTCGTTGGGCTGTACGGAACTGTGCTCGGGCCAATGGGCGCAGTGATTTTTGTTGACTTCTATCTGATGAAGAAGTTTGGCTTGAAAGATGAGTACGCGATGCACAGTGGAGTGACGGCTAACGTCGCTGTGCTGGTGGCTTGGTTGCTGCCGGTCGCAGTGGGGCTCTATTTGATCTTTGCACAAGGATTGTTTGCCGCTTACGCGGTGATCCCATGCTGGATTACCTGTGGCGTGATTTACCTTGTGCTTAGCAAGGTCACGCAAAATTCTATCGCAACCAACGAAGGACTTACCCAATGA